The genomic region TAGGCTCCCCGCTTTGCATCCCCTTTGAGCTCGGGTACCGACTGCGTTGCGGGGAGAGGCCAAACCACCAAGGCAAGCACGGCCATAGCCGCAGCGAAAACGGTCAAGATCGACAATAAATATAGCCGTTTCATGCTACCGCCTAAACGCTGCATGACAGGAAGAACAAGTTGCCGTGATCTCGGCAACAATCTGCTTTGGCTCGCGGGGCTGCGCGGCGATATCGCCCGAAGGCGCCGAGCTGGCTATCAGGGAATCAATGGCGTCCGAGCTTGCCTGCTCCTCGCTTGGAAGCCCCATCAGGCCCTCAAAGCTCATTGCTTCCCATTCTGTCGGTGGCTGTTCCACGACCTCAGCAGCAGTTGGCTCAAGTCCAAGACGAGCTGGCTCTGCCGCCATGGCAAGCTCGTCGCCTAACTCTGCCAAGCGGCTCGAATAGTCGGAGAATTTTTCCCAGCGCTGCCATATCTCGGGCCGCGCAACGGACGGTGCGTCCAAACTGCCTTCCGGAAACAGGTCTGTCATAGCGTTGCCAGCATGCATGCTGATCATACCGGCCGCTTCCACGATGGTTGCCTGCTCGACTTGTCCTCCGCCTTCCAGCAGCGGGGTCAGGGCTTTCACCTGCTCGGCGAGCATCATCATGCCCATCATCCGGT from Devosia litorisediminis harbors:
- a CDS encoding cytochrome c, with translation MNRISVFAWLVAGGIALGTSVTATGHGGATGIVADRMMGMMMLAEQVKALTPLLEGGGQVEQATIVEAAGMISMHAGNAMTDLFPEGSLDAPSVARPEIWQRWEKFSDYSSRLAELGDELAMAAEPARLGLEPTAAEVVEQPPTEWEAMSFEGLMGLPSEEQASSDAIDSLIASSAPSGDIAAQPREPKQIVAEITATCSSCHAAFRR